The proteins below come from a single Capsicum annuum cultivar UCD-10X-F1 unplaced genomic scaffold, UCD10Xv1.1 ctg4557, whole genome shotgun sequence genomic window:
- the LOC107873918 gene encoding uncharacterized protein LOC107873918, which translates to MAFGNKSATRILSLHEKLSRAKRDSRPVAECLQLIKSIGEELSLCGSPVADVDLVVHVLSGVGSESRDIAAAIHARDTIISFDELQDKLLAHELYLKKIDPAFDTTPVSANNVRKGTNTRALNQQQQENPQAHYSNTNSGSDQQWLLDTGASYHITNDLGKLSLHSPYDGSDELNQPDGSGLSISHVGSATYLINRLPTPLLQFSSPYQKLFNRSPNYQSLRKVLEPTTVAQDLAHPEWRSAMSNEFNALVKNGTWILVPPDS; encoded by the exons ATGGCATTTGGAAACAAATCAGCTACGCGGATTTTATCCTTGCATGAAAAGCTCTCTAGAGCAAAGAGAGATTCACGTCCAGTTGCTGAATGTCTTCAGCTTATCAAATCAATTGGCGAGGAACTCTCCTTGTGCGGAAGTCCTGTTGCTGATGTTGATCTTGTGGTTCACGTTCTTAGTGGTGTTGGCTCTGAATCTCGAGATATTGCTGCAGCTATTCATGCGAGAGATACCATCATATCATTTGATGAACTCCAAGACAAGTTACTGGCTCATGAActgtatttgaaaaaaatagatcCCGCATTTGACACCACTCCTGTCTCAGCAAATAATGTCCGTAAGGGTACAAATACTAGAGCTTTGAATCAGCAACAACAAG AGAATCCTCAAGCACACTACTCTAATACAAATTCGGGATCCGATCAGCAATGGTTGTTAGACACTGGCGCATCTTATCATATCACTAATGACTTGGGCAAGCTTTCGCTTCATTCACCATATGATGGTAGTGACGAGCTAAACCAACCTGATGGATCAGGTTTGTCCATCTCGCATGTTGGTTCTG CCACCTACCTTATTAATCGTCTTCCTACACCACTTCTTCAGTTTTCTTCTCCTTATCAAAAGCTTTTTAACCGCTCTCCCAATTATCAATCCTTGCGT AAAGTACTGGAACCAACAACAGTTGCACAAGATCTGGCTCATCCTGAGTGGCGCTCTGCAATGTCTAATGAATTCAATGCATTAGTTAAAAATGGTACTTGGATTCTTGTCCCTCCTGATTCTTAA